A single region of the Polymorphum gilvum SL003B-26A1 genome encodes:
- the pobA gene encoding 4-hydroxybenzoate 3-monooxygenase produces the protein MRTQVAIIGAGPSGLLLSQLLHLAGIDCVVLEQRSGDYVLSRIRAGVLEQGMVDMIDRAGVGARMHKEGLLHDGFTMAVGDTRLRMDLKGLTGSSVMVYGQTEVTRDLMDAHAARDAKVIYEAEAVTPLDFDTDHPRVTYVKDGVTHEIACDFICGCDGFHGVCRKSVPEGAITEFEKVYPVGWLGILSHVRPVSHELIYANHDRGFALASMRSHTLSRYYIQVPLDSPVEAWSDEAIWDELKIRLGEEAAASMETGPSIEKSIAPLRSFVVEPLRFGRMMLAGDAGHIVPPTGAKGLNLAASDIHYLSTGLIEYYADKSAAGIDAYSQKALARIWKAERFSWWMTMLLHKFPDLGAFNAKMQQADMDYLASSTAAQTSLAENYVGLPF, from the coding sequence ATGCGTACCCAGGTCGCCATCATCGGAGCCGGACCGTCCGGCCTGCTCCTGTCGCAGCTGCTGCATCTGGCCGGCATCGACTGTGTCGTGCTGGAACAGCGCAGCGGCGACTACGTGCTGTCGCGCATCCGAGCCGGCGTGCTCGAACAGGGCATGGTCGACATGATCGACCGGGCCGGCGTCGGCGCCCGCATGCACAAGGAGGGGCTCCTCCACGACGGCTTCACCATGGCGGTCGGCGACACGCGCCTGCGCATGGACCTCAAGGGCCTGACCGGCAGCAGCGTCATGGTCTACGGCCAGACCGAGGTGACCAGGGACCTGATGGATGCCCATGCGGCGCGCGACGCCAAGGTGATCTACGAGGCGGAGGCCGTCACGCCGCTCGACTTCGACACCGACCATCCGCGCGTCACCTACGTCAAGGACGGCGTCACCCACGAGATCGCCTGCGACTTCATCTGCGGCTGCGACGGCTTCCACGGCGTCTGCCGCAAGTCCGTGCCCGAGGGCGCGATCACCGAGTTCGAGAAGGTCTATCCGGTTGGCTGGCTCGGCATCCTGTCCCACGTCAGGCCGGTCAGTCACGAGTTGATCTACGCCAACCACGACCGCGGCTTCGCGCTCGCCTCGATGCGCTCGCACACGCTCAGCCGCTACTACATCCAGGTGCCGCTCGACAGCCCGGTCGAGGCCTGGTCGGACGAGGCGATCTGGGACGAGCTCAAGATCCGCCTCGGCGAGGAGGCGGCGGCCAGCATGGAGACCGGCCCGTCGATCGAGAAGAGCATCGCGCCGCTGCGCAGCTTCGTGGTCGAGCCGCTCCGCTTCGGCCGCATGATGCTGGCGGGGGACGCCGGCCACATCGTGCCGCCGACCGGCGCCAAGGGCCTCAACCTCGCCGCCTCCGACATCCACTACCTGTCGACCGGCCTGATCGAGTATTACGCCGACAAGTCGGCGGCCGGCATCGACGCCTATTCGCAGAAGGCGCTGGCGCGCATCTGGAAGGCCGAGCGCTTCTCCTGGTGGATGACCATGCTGCTGCACAAGTTCCCCGACCTCGGCGCCTTCAACGCCAAGATGCAGCAGGCGGACATGGACTATCTCGCCTCGTCCACGGCCGCGCAGACCAGCCTCGCCGAGAACTACGTCGGCCTGCCGTTCTGA